The Ischnura elegans chromosome 1, ioIscEleg1.1, whole genome shotgun sequence genome contains a region encoding:
- the LOC124154684 gene encoding uncharacterized protein LOC124154684: MSSSVLDLSDIFTYVGDFKRPFVEGDAILKANHIVELGVLKNEVDLVEVMALCLQTSNINGQPHEINITIRGNGKKEIQGTCSCKAGTGKCKHVTAVCLQLCKMPVEELELLTCTDMKQQWGKLSRKGKDMYRAIPIKKFCHFPPLPSNCNLPELKDLPDWANAKLDDIILKGCPGSALSKHMEERN; the protein is encoded by the exons ATGAGTAGCTCTGTGTTGGATTTAAGCGATATTTTCACTTACGTAGGAGATTTTAAAAGACCGTTTGTAGAGGGAGATGCCATTTTAAAAGCAAACCATATCGTGGAGTTGGGTGTTCTTAAAAACGAGGTAGATCTAGTCGAGGTAATGGCTCTGTGTTTGCAAACATCGAACATTAACGGGCAGCCCCATGAAATTAACATCACGATTAGAGGAAATGGAAAGAAGGAGATACAAGGCACCTGCTCCTGTAAAGCGGGAACGGGTAAATGCAAGCATGTGACAGCTGTGTGTCTCCAGCTATGCAA AATGCCGGTTGAAGAGTTGGAATTACTGACGTGTACTGATATGAAGCAGCAATGGGGTAAGCTGTCTAGGAAGGGAAAGGATATGTACCGGGCCATTCCTATTAAAAAATTCTGCCACTTCCCACCCTTACCAAGTAATTGCAATCTACCCGAGCTGAAGGACCTGCCAGATTGGGCTAACGCGAAACTGGATGATATTATACTCAAAG GATGTCCTGGTTCTGCCCTGTCCAAGCATATGGAGGAaagaaattaa